In one window of Leptospira sp. GIMC2001 DNA:
- a CDS encoding succinate dehydrogenase cytochrome b subunit, which yields MNFTSGYFTTSVGKKFVVAVTGVLLFGFVIFHMIGNLQVYIGPEKFNAYAKFLKDLGPLLWVARIGLLVAVLLHIGFTIQLARENRAARPVAYAYMKTKQASSASRFMVMSGLTVMAFIVYHLLHFTLGVTNPEYLEFTYNLKGEQVHDAYAMFVSGFSVPIVSAFYILSVGLLCWHLSHGVASLFQTLGVDSPKHEPNIRKAAIAFSLLIFIGNTSMPLAVLFGFVK from the coding sequence ATGAATTTTACCTCGGGTTATTTTACGACCTCGGTTGGAAAAAAGTTTGTTGTGGCAGTCACAGGAGTCCTTTTGTTTGGATTCGTGATTTTCCATATGATTGGAAATCTCCAGGTCTATATCGGTCCTGAGAAATTCAACGCCTACGCGAAGTTTTTAAAAGATTTAGGACCTTTACTTTGGGTTGCACGAATCGGATTGCTGGTAGCTGTTTTGCTGCATATCGGTTTTACAATTCAACTTGCTCGTGAGAACCGTGCAGCTAGACCTGTTGCCTATGCGTATATGAAAACCAAGCAAGCATCATCTGCTTCAAGGTTTATGGTTATGAGCGGGCTTACCGTCATGGCGTTCATAGTGTACCACCTTTTGCATTTTACATTGGGCGTAACCAATCCAGAATATTTAGAATTTACTTACAATCTAAAAGGTGAGCAAGTTCATGATGCCTACGCAATGTTTGTATCTGGATTCAGTGTTCCGATTGTTTCTGCTTTTTACATTCTTTCAGTTGGTTTGCTTTGCTGGCATTTAAGCCATGGTGTCGCAAGTCTTTTTCAGACATTAGGGGTTGATAGTCCCAAGCATGAGCCAAATATCAGAAAAGCTGCAATTGCTTTTTCATTGTTGATCTTTATTGGTAATACTTCCATGCCTTTGGCTGTATTATTCGGTTTTGTTAAGTAA
- a CDS encoding DUF6976 family protein, whose protein sequence is MNKELHTVEAVNAMIQDGKKLILAGSEESLSKLAKGHWIGGTIPYFMTESGGRQSESEIYVTEIPDFVKKKELRTYSASSLKDVYKNSPPNGFTILIITAGSKTLESFGLNAPSYENFGTTPLIGWIAGVHLNDIETKQAKVFFGESGKVMEDGAVAFHCSLPDNKFADIGIINIFKQSDGDTLTFEEDGYEFTDVIINGTKRNFYDYIVENQLDTRLPLVADYFGAMINVSFQRLDSDQKKVYFYAPLVKGYNYKIAAPIDDYAEEFNRRILEQSEIKNIYFSCNCILNYLHGELEGKKTNDFAGPITFGEVGYQLLNQTLVHMTIGDI, encoded by the coding sequence ATGAATAAAGAATTACATACAGTTGAAGCCGTTAATGCTATGATTCAAGATGGAAAGAAATTGATTCTTGCGGGAAGCGAGGAATCTCTTTCCAAATTAGCAAAGGGACATTGGATTGGTGGAACAATTCCTTATTTTATGACTGAATCAGGAGGAAGGCAATCTGAATCAGAAATATACGTTACTGAAATTCCCGATTTCGTAAAGAAGAAGGAACTTAGAACATACTCAGCATCATCACTAAAGGATGTTTATAAAAACTCACCACCAAATGGATTTACAATTTTGATCATTACGGCTGGTAGCAAAACTTTGGAATCTTTTGGACTCAATGCACCGTCCTATGAAAATTTTGGAACAACTCCTTTGATTGGATGGATTGCGGGTGTTCATTTGAATGATATTGAAACTAAGCAAGCAAAGGTTTTTTTTGGAGAATCTGGAAAGGTTATGGAAGATGGAGCGGTTGCTTTCCATTGCAGTCTTCCGGATAACAAATTTGCCGACATCGGCATCATCAATATATTCAAACAAAGCGATGGAGATACCTTAACTTTTGAGGAAGACGGATACGAATTTACAGATGTAATTATCAATGGAACAAAACGAAATTTCTACGACTACATAGTTGAGAATCAATTGGATACAAGATTGCCGTTGGTCGCAGATTATTTTGGAGCTATGATCAATGTCAGCTTTCAGAGGTTGGATTCCGACCAAAAGAAAGTATATTTTTACGCTCCACTTGTTAAGGGCTACAATTATAAAATCGCAGCGCCAATTGATGATTATGCTGAAGAATTCAATCGAAGGATTCTCGAACAATCAGAAATCAAAAATATCTATTTCTCCTGCAATTGTATATTGAACTATTTGCATGGTGAACTTGAAGGCAAAAAAACAAATGATTTTGCAGGTCCAATAACATTTGGTGAAGTCGGATACCAACTCCTGAATCAAACCCTTGTTCATATGACAATCGGTGATATTTAA